From the genome of Psychrilyobacter atlanticus DSM 19335, one region includes:
- the cas8a1 gene encoding type I CRISPR-associated protein Cas8a1/Csx8 encodes MKEVIEGEYNTRMYPSDWRWSAAIVGVSKYLKDYDIHYNQTDDYLEFNTKEITDEKYLLFAEKYFRESMHHKKVEDLLDTPWEDEREDERIKAVNEKLSKNISSNTIMLKTFKEIKYNGKNSLEIEEIIDRNRLRLISETFRGGRSLYYNFCNENNLLKEDLNSCRIRGYSIDMPKKGRSIAYMRDTSTFLYSDDRLFDFIPFAFSKTREAFFVNNNFNLNQLIKTNSWECHEQSQKSIRNNLFNRDSFNFIDYDVELIYKEREKDYFETIYIREKARKIFNQIDKKQLDILRKPCKVKNEFIKLEKVVTDSILNEIKLDDLLDNLLKERNKGYLISHLVKINELIYRGGNMTDKQKVAYGSAMQIKKALRNNPSKIRTYEQRLVSAITLKDYDRVCEILLHLSAYTQVSIGVAVDLFENFEDNKNLAYTFINTLGEKKTYKGEEK; translated from the coding sequence ATGAAAGAAGTTATAGAGGGAGAGTACAATACTCGGATGTATCCATCGGATTGGCGTTGGAGTGCAGCTATTGTAGGAGTGAGTAAATATTTAAAGGATTATGACATTCATTATAATCAGACAGACGATTATTTAGAATTTAATACTAAAGAGATAACAGATGAAAAATATCTGCTCTTTGCAGAAAAATATTTTAGAGAGTCAATGCATCATAAAAAAGTTGAGGATCTATTGGATACTCCTTGGGAGGATGAGAGGGAGGATGAAAGGATAAAGGCAGTCAACGAAAAATTATCTAAAAATATATCTAGCAATACTATAATGTTAAAAACTTTTAAAGAAATCAAATATAATGGTAAAAATAGTTTGGAGATAGAGGAGATTATAGACAGAAACCGACTGCGATTAATAAGTGAGACTTTTAGAGGCGGGAGGAGTTTATATTATAATTTCTGTAATGAAAATAATCTTTTAAAGGAGGATCTTAATTCCTGCAGAATCAGGGGGTATTCTATCGATATGCCTAAAAAAGGAAGGTCTATAGCCTATATGAGAGATACATCTACTTTTTTGTATTCAGATGATAGATTATTTGATTTTATCCCCTTTGCTTTTTCAAAAACTAGGGAAGCCTTCTTTGTAAATAATAATTTTAACCTAAATCAACTTATAAAAACCAATAGCTGGGAGTGCCATGAACAGTCACAAAAAAGTATTAGAAATAATTTATTTAATAGGGACAGCTTTAATTTTATAGATTATGATGTAGAGTTGATCTATAAAGAAAGGGAAAAAGATTATTTTGAGACCATCTATATCAGAGAAAAAGCCCGAAAGATATTTAATCAGATAGATAAAAAGCAATTAGATATTCTGAGAAAGCCCTGTAAGGTAAAAAATGAATTTATAAAATTAGAAAAAGTTGTAACCGACAGTATTTTAAATGAGATAAAGCTAGATGATTTGTTAGATAACTTATTGAAGGAAAGAAATAAGGGATATTTAATATCACACCTGGTAAAGATAAATGAATTGATCTACAGGGGAGGAAATATGACTGATAAACAAAAGGTTGCTTATGGATCTGCTATGCAGATAAAAAAAGCATTGAGAAATAACCCAAGTAAGATAAGAACATACGAGCAAAGACTGGTAAGTGCTATTACATTAAAGGATTATGATAGAGTATGCGAAATATTATTACACCTTTCTGCTTATACGCAGGTCAGTATAGGAGTTGCTGTAGATCTCTTTGAAAATTTTGAAGATAATAAAAATCTGGCGTATACATTTATAAATACATTGGGAGAGAAAAAAACTTACAAAGGGGAGGAGAAATAA
- the cas6 gene encoding CRISPR-associated endoribonuclease Cas6: MRFEIRCKLEKKVISTDYRRKILSFFKGSLEEYNIDIKKAIYDDPERRNFTFSVYLPVEKIEKDRVYLKNNYIKIFLSVENMMEALHFLNALIGSKGKKISMDENSFVVVRIHKRLEKEVIRDEAVFRTLSPIVIREVREGKNSWYHDFDEKGLKILKKNTLYNLKDKFSKSLLEEFEIVPIKTKRTVVSFYSSKFPVTLGNFYMKGDKKILNYLYKSGFGSRSSAGFGMLEIIE, translated from the coding sequence ATGAGGTTTGAAATAAGGTGTAAATTAGAAAAAAAAGTCATTTCTACAGATTATAGAAGGAAAATACTCTCATTTTTTAAAGGATCATTGGAAGAATATAATATAGATATAAAGAAAGCTATATATGATGATCCAGAAAGGAGGAATTTTACTTTTTCTGTATACCTTCCTGTTGAAAAAATAGAAAAAGACAGGGTATACCTGAAAAATAATTATATAAAAATATTTTTATCCGTGGAAAATATGATGGAAGCTCTTCATTTTTTAAATGCCTTGATAGGCAGCAAGGGGAAAAAAATTTCTATGGATGAAAATTCATTTGTAGTGGTGAGGATTCATAAGAGACTGGAAAAGGAAGTGATCAGAGATGAGGCTGTATTTAGGACACTATCACCCATAGTAATTAGAGAGGTCAGAGAAGGAAAAAACAGCTGGTACCATGATTTTGACGAAAAAGGGTTAAAAATATTAAAGAAAAATACTCTATATAATTTAAAGGATAAATTTTCTAAATCGTTATTGGAAGAATTTGAGATAGTACCTATAAAGACAAAACGTACTGTGGTGAGTTTTTATAGTTCTAAATTCCCTGTAACTTTGGGAAACTTCTATATGAAGGGAGATAAAAAAATATTAAATTATTTATATAAATCAGGATTTGGAAGCAGATCATCAGCTGGTTTTGGAATGCTGGAGATTATAGAGTAG